The Terriglobales bacterium genome contains a region encoding:
- a CDS encoding protein kinase, whose translation MSPPGFSSHNPPLSWTTLTGGTLGPKLKDSMEPLPQGRVRLGLADLIGKEVSHYRVLEAIGGGGMGMVFDAEDIKLGRRVALKFLPEELASDPVALKRFEGEAQTASALNHPNICTIYEIEEHDGQPFIAMELLEGDNLHHCMTASEPMPFALVPLLDIAVQICEGLQAAHDKGIIHRDIKPANLFVTKQGTVKILDFGIAKVAANEDIAERVKAAASPNTHPWHPISENAVCADRIDATLTRAGTTAGTAGYMSPEQVRKEKLDSRSDLFSFGLVLYQMAAGRRAFTGETVEAVHDAILNQTPVPVREVNSAVPPELDAVITKALQKDRSRRYQSANDLRTELKRLQRDPDSDHAAVVAVLPAAKQRALPVWVGMLGAALIVATIAASLLLRTSGGKTVNAIAVLPFVNATNVADNEYLSDGITEDLINTLSELPKVKVVARSTVFRFKGKDDDPAKIGQQLKVDAVLTGRVSEHNGELSIQTDLINTADGTEMWGAQYSRSKPNMMTLRGEIVNDVAARLRAKVSGEQHDAMTRPETQNSEAYDLYLKGRFAWNQRGRDNVRKSIEAFQQAIVADPAFALAYSGLADAYSVAPGYGVSTAKDAHALALAAAAKALQLEPNLAEAHAAMAEALAHTRQWESAEKEFKRSLELNPNNASAHYLYAHAYLVPMKRLDEATREYHEALEIDPLSPIINGNYGVLLSIQHKYDEALKQMTKTMELQPSFTVTALRMGELFALKGDYQSAAIQLHVYFPTLTIPEHADARSYGQATVNAIANLTGYQPPYLTAEAWVWVGNQDKVFEYLRQGCAEEDHLEQVFLRSPSFDPIRSDPRYDEVTKCLRIPQ comes from the coding sequence TTGTCTCCTCCTGGATTTTCGTCCCATAATCCTCCGCTCTCCTGGACTACCTTGACCGGCGGTACGCTCGGCCCCAAACTCAAAGACTCCATGGAACCGCTTCCCCAAGGTCGCGTCCGGCTCGGACTCGCGGATCTCATCGGGAAAGAAGTCTCACACTATCGCGTCCTCGAGGCCATCGGGGGTGGTGGTATGGGGATGGTGTTTGACGCAGAAGACATCAAGCTTGGCCGCCGCGTAGCGCTTAAATTCCTGCCGGAAGAACTAGCCAGCGACCCGGTTGCCCTGAAACGTTTTGAAGGCGAGGCGCAAACCGCGTCGGCGCTAAACCATCCCAACATCTGCACGATCTACGAAATTGAGGAACACGACGGCCAGCCGTTTATCGCCATGGAACTGCTGGAGGGAGACAATCTGCATCACTGCATGACGGCATCAGAGCCGATGCCCTTTGCATTGGTTCCATTGCTGGACATCGCAGTTCAAATTTGCGAGGGGTTGCAGGCCGCCCACGACAAGGGCATCATTCACCGCGACATCAAGCCCGCAAACCTCTTCGTAACGAAACAAGGGACAGTGAAAATCCTGGACTTTGGCATCGCAAAGGTGGCTGCGAACGAAGATATCGCAGAAAGAGTCAAGGCGGCAGCATCGCCAAACACACATCCCTGGCATCCGATCTCGGAGAACGCCGTGTGTGCCGACCGAATTGATGCAACCCTGACCCGTGCTGGGACAACGGCGGGCACTGCCGGGTATATGTCTCCGGAGCAGGTGCGCAAGGAGAAGTTAGACTCCCGCAGCGATCTCTTCTCCTTTGGGCTGGTCCTGTATCAGATGGCTGCTGGGCGGCGGGCCTTCACGGGCGAGACCGTCGAGGCTGTTCACGACGCGATTCTCAACCAGACACCAGTCCCAGTGCGCGAAGTAAACTCCGCGGTCCCGCCTGAACTGGACGCCGTAATCACAAAAGCGTTGCAGAAGGACCGCTCACGACGCTACCAGTCCGCCAATGATCTGCGAACCGAACTCAAGCGCCTGCAGCGGGATCCCGATTCGGATCACGCGGCGGTGGTTGCCGTGTTGCCGGCGGCGAAGCAGCGCGCACTTCCGGTCTGGGTAGGAATGCTGGGGGCGGCGCTGATAGTCGCCACAATTGCAGCATCGCTATTGCTGAGGACGTCCGGGGGAAAGACGGTGAACGCGATCGCGGTGCTTCCGTTTGTGAACGCCACCAACGTTGCCGACAACGAGTACCTGAGCGACGGAATCACCGAGGACCTGATCAACACGCTCTCGGAGTTGCCGAAGGTAAAGGTAGTGGCGCGCAGCACCGTGTTTCGATTCAAGGGCAAGGACGATGACCCAGCGAAGATCGGGCAGCAATTGAAAGTAGACGCCGTGCTCACCGGGCGGGTGTCAGAACACAACGGCGAACTCAGCATCCAGACCGATCTGATCAACACAGCCGACGGCACCGAAATGTGGGGAGCGCAATACTCGCGATCGAAGCCGAACATGATGACGCTGCGCGGCGAGATCGTGAATGACGTGGCGGCACGCCTGCGAGCTAAAGTCTCCGGCGAACAGCACGACGCCATGACCAGGCCGGAGACGCAGAATTCGGAAGCCTACGATCTCTACCTGAAGGGCCGCTTTGCCTGGAACCAGCGCGGCAGAGACAACGTGCGCAAGAGCATTGAGGCCTTCCAGCAGGCGATTGTGGCCGATCCAGCATTCGCGCTCGCATATTCCGGGCTGGCTGACGCGTATTCCGTAGCGCCTGGTTACGGCGTCTCGACAGCGAAGGACGCGCACGCGCTCGCCCTGGCAGCGGCTGCGAAAGCGCTACAGCTTGAACCTAACCTGGCCGAGGCTCACGCTGCGATGGCCGAGGCTCTGGCCCACACTCGTCAGTGGGAATCTGCGGAGAAGGAATTCAAGCGTTCGCTGGAGCTGAATCCCAACAACGCATCGGCGCACTACCTCTACGCCCACGCGTATCTCGTGCCGATGAAGCGCCTGGATGAAGCCACTCGGGAATACCATGAGGCGCTTGAGATCGATCCCTTATCTCCGATCATCAACGGTAATTACGGCGTGCTCCTCTCTATACAGCACAAGTACGACGAAGCCCTGAAGCAAATGACAAAGACCATGGAATTGCAGCCGAGTTTCACGGTGACTGCATTGCGCATGGGCGAACTATTTGCTCTCAAGGGCGACTATCAAAGCGCAGCCATCCAGTTGCACGTGTATTTTCCCACTCTAACGATTCCCGAGCACGCGGACGCGAGGAGTTACGGGCAAGCGACCGTCAACGCGATCGCTAATCTAACCGGATACCAGCCACCGTATCTAACCGCGGAGGCGTGGGTGTGGGTGGGAAACCAAGACAAGGTATTCGAGTATCTGCGACAGGGCTGCGCCGAAGAAGATCATCTGGAGCAGGTATTCTTGCGCAGCCCGTCATTCGATCCAATCCGGTCCGATCCACGTTACGACGAAGTAACAAAGTGCCTGAGGATTCCGCAGTAA